GACCGTAGCCGTAGCCAACTCGTTCGAGAGTCTTGTAGTAGCTCTTCAACGGGACCCTGAGGGGCATATGGTGCCACGAGGTTCTGCGGCGAAGAGCAACGTTATCTTTGTTCGCTGGGAGATTGTTAGCTCAGACTACTGGCTGTTTGTCGTGGATCACTCACTTTCGAGGACTGCAGCTCTGCCGTGGCAATGACGGATATCGACATCGCCTCTCAGCGAAGAGATTGTAAAGTCATACCACGTCTCCTCGGACTTGGCATTATCGTTGTCTGGGATGAGTGTGAGGAAGAGATCAATGGGCGACTCGTCAGGGAGAATGATGGAGTTGGAAAAGACAAAGTCTTGAAGCTCGAACGAATGGTTCGCCCAGtcaatctccttgttctCTTCCTGTACCTGCATCATGGCCTCAACGACCATCGCAATGCCGGTAGTGAAAGAAAATGTCACAATACCGTTGACCTGTCTCGCATTAGCCTTGTCTCATGTCTGATGTGTACTCTTCACCTACCTGATGGTCAACCAGCCAAGGCGCATCTTCTATCGACACCTTGTTCCTCCATGTTGGAGCCGAAGGATTCACTCCTCTGCAGCGAGATCCCAGAATCTCATGTCGTGGCGACTTCCTGAATCGCCACTCCTGACTGTTTCGTGGCTCGGTCCATGGCGTTGAGGAATAGTCCCAGGCGTAAGCTGGCAGGTTGTCTTGGAGATGGTTGGGAAGACGCCCAGTCTTGCCCGAGATCTTGTTGACTTGATCCAGATCCAACTTCTTCCCATTGAGAACTAAGTCTCCAGCGAGGCTCATGAGTTGCTGGCTTGAGTCTGCGTTCCGAAGCATTGTGGCGAAGAAGGGAAGTTGAGGTGAGTTAGGAAGAGACTTGACAATCTCAGATGTAGGACGAGAAAGCAGAGAATGAGGACCGAGTTCAACGCAAAGATCGAACTTGCGGTCTGATGAAGTCAAAGCCAGCGTGACTGCATCGGTGTAAAGAACTGGAGAGACGAGGTTGGCTCCCCAATAGTCAGCGTCAACCTCGGTACCCTTCAGCTCAAGACCAGTAACAGATGAGTACATAGGAACTCGGCCAGTCTTAGGTTGTATAACACCCTTGAGCTGACCGACGTACTCGTCCACAACAGTCTTCATGGCCCGAGTGTGATAGGCTCGAGTCACTGCAACAGCCCTAGAGACAATGCCATGAGTGCTAAGCTCAGCAGCCACATTCTTGACTCCCTCAGCAGAACCAGCGAGAGTGAGGTTCTGAGGGCCGTTGAAGCAAGCAATCTGCACATCGTTTCGCTCCAATGCATCTTTCAGCTCCTTCGCCTTGGGTGCGCTCCTAGTGGCCAACATAGCACCTGACGGAGCGTTCTGGCAGGCAATGCCTCGGTAATAGGCCACTGCGATGGCCTCCTTAGCTGTGAGAGCACCACAGGCGTAGGCAGCGGCTGTTTCTCCACCGGAAtggccaacaacaccatctgGAAGGACACCCCAGCTTGACAGAACGTCCGTTAACGCGATCTGGACCGCCATTGAGAGGGGATGCGCGAGAGCTGGCGAATCAATCTCCTCTTGAGAGAGCTCATTAGTGAGCTTGTCTACGAGAGTGTCAGTAACTGTCAAGTCCAGATGATGTTGCGTCTAAACGTACCTATCAACGACCAAGTTGGTGTCTTGGATGACTGAAGTTCTCTTAAAACCTCCTCAAGATTGTACAAACTGTTGCGCGCCACAGGGAATGCATCGAGGAGACGTTTACCCATTTGTGACCACATAGCTCCTTGACCTGTGAATGTGAACAAGACTCGTGGGGAATCACCACTTGTAGGTCCTGTTCCAACTTTGAGTGCGTTAGTTTCCAGCTGCTGGATGAGGTCGTCAACTGACTGAGCGACAGCAAACGATTTCCATGGTCGGATATTGATCTGGCTTCGTGCATTTAGAGCTTTGACAAGAGGACTAGTCAGGCTCTTGCACTCTTCGTGAGCCTTGAGAAACTCCAAGAGGTTCTGTTCGTTCGTCTCCCGAGAGCTCTTAGAAGCACCAGAtgtgaagagaaggaagtaGGGGTCGTTAGACTTTTCCCCTTCTTCGTGATGGCCGTTGACACCGTTGGTGCCGTTGGTACCGTTGACGCCGTTGGTGCTATTGATGCTGTGAGTGCCATTGACTCCGTTTGCACCATTGATTGAACCATTGGTCAGTTGAGGCGGTTCGTAGAACTCAACGACAGCGTGTGCAGTAGATCCACCGATACCAAGGGAGTTGACGCTTGCCCGGCGGATGGACTTGGAAGGCCATGGCTGGGGAGCGGTTGGAACACGAACTCTCCATCCATCAAAGTCAACTACGTTAATCACAGTTAGTCGAGTTCAAAGTGGGTGAGGAGGATACATACTCTTGGGGTTGGGTGTCTTGTAATTTGTGTTGGGAGGGATCTCGCCCTTTTCCAGAGCCAAGACCACCTTGATGAGACTGCTCAAACCACTAGCAGCCTCTGAATGTCCGACGTTTGGTTTTGTCTGTTCATGTTAGTATATCTTCTACTGACAACAAGAAAGGATTGACTTACAGAACCGACCCAGAGTGCATCTTGGGTCTTGTGGCTTTCAGAAAAGACTGAGCCAACGGCGCCCAGCTCTATGCAATCACCAACAGGTGTACCTGTTCCATGACACTCAAAGTATCCTGTCTCACTAAAGTCATTGATTCCTGCTTGGGCATAGGCCTGCAAGATGGTATCTGCCTGAGCTCGTCCGGATGGCTCCGTGATGGCTGGAGTGGCACCAGAACTGAAGCTGTTAGTGTCTGAGTCTTGGATCAAAAGGGAGTAGGCGAACCTGTTAGATGAAGTGCCCCTGATGACCGCTCGGATGCTGTCTCCATCTCTGATCGCGTCGCTGAGCCTCTTGACATAGACGGCATTGGTTCCTTCACCACGTCCATATCCATTAGCACTAGCATCAAATGTCTTACACTGACCATCCGCAGCAATAGCACCGAGACGCGTCAAAGACAATGCATAATCCGGACTCAGGAACAGATTAGATGCACCAATCACAGCACCGTCGCATTCCCCAGCCTGCAGTGCTTGGCAGGCAAGATGAAGTGCCACCAGGGCACCCGAACAGGCAGTATCGATGGTGACACTGCATGAGGCGTCAGCACTGCAATCGCACACATTGGGAAATGACAACATACCTGGGTCCACCGAGATCGAGTGCATGACTGATGCGGTTTGCAAGCATGGTTCGTGTTGTTCCAATAGCGATGAACGTTGGAAGATATTCAGGGTCTTGCATGAGCATGTCGTGGTAATCACTCACAAACATGGCACAATAGCAACCAATCTTTGATTTTGAGATTGTTTCCATAGAGATGTTAGCTGACTCAAGACACTCATAGACCACCTCGAGCAGCTGTTTCTGCTGAGGATCCATAGCCGTTGCAGTGTCTTTGCTAATACCAAAGAACTTGTGATCAAACTGCTTAATGTCCCTCTTGACGAAGTGAGCACCCCTAAAGGCCTGAGCTCCCTTCTGATTAGGATCCATGGATAGAAAGTTCTCAGCATTGAATCGATCTTTGGGTATCGCTGTAGCGGATGAGCGACCTGCTCGGACATGGTCCCATAGGTCAAGTGGCTTGTCGATTCCGCCTGGGAGACGACAAGCCATGCTTACAATGGCAATTGGCTCTCGCCATTGTGGAATCTGGGAAGGCATTGCAAAAAACAAACGTCAAAACAAATTGGGGTATACTGATAGAATTCGTTCCAAAGTCTTGTAACTCTGGGGGCAAAAATTACATGAGAAGAGTATGGAATAGTTCATGACACCACCGGCAAGGGCACATACATATGGACACGGCCAGAGACTGGCCATGATACGCTCGCTCGGTAATCACCACATGAGAACACGGCGTGTCCAGCTTCCTGGTTCATTGTCTCCACCGCAGCCCGCAAGGGTCCGGCGTGTTGGTTGTTAGCTCCACGAGCTACTGCACTGCCATTGTCGTAATATTAATCACGGTTGGCGCGTGATCTAGCTGTCACTAGTATAGTTTGAGTTGCTCTACTTGGTGAAATATCGCACTATGGATGCAACAAGAAGTTCTTAAGTGTTTTCTGCGCCTCTTTTGACGATCGGACCTGTTTCTGGAATGGTTATTACGGGGTCATGATATGACGCTTGCAGTAGCACCAACATAGCGGGTCCGAATCCTTTAAGATATGGGGAACGAGTAGCCAGTTTCAGGTACAGGAACGAGGTGAAAAAAGCGAGAAATGGACGGGAATTACATGGAGTAAAGAGGGCTCCATCTGCGCCAATTTAATGCTATATAAAAGCGTTATTATGCTGGAAATGATTCTCTCTGAATCGAGTTGTCAACTCTTGGTCCGGCGCTAACACGATATCCTTGCGGGCCGTAGTGTAAAAATGCGACATCGACCCAGAGATACGGCGCGTCCCTAGCTCACGCCCGGGGCGAATAACCCTTACCTTCCTGTCTAATCTACGGGTAACGGTTGCTTGATCATCGCGACACGTGGATATCAGATGAGTGATTTAGGATAACGGGCGATAGAGTAGCAAACAGTTATATCTCTGTTGGTTGCCCCCTGATCTTGCAAAAAGGTTATTTGCTTCACCGTTTCCTCCGCCAAGGCCGGTAGTTAGTACTGTGCCTCAGAAAGACATTGCCTTTGTACTACATACGCTGCAACACGGAAATGAGTACCAGCCGTTTGAGAACCAACGGCGTGGTAAACCAAGCTTTACGGTTCATGCTGCAGATGATGGGTCGGCTGTCAGTGCGGGATAAAACCCCCCTGTCTGACTCCAACCAATACGGTAACGCCACGCGAACGTCCATTGGGAAGGCCGTATGCGGGTTGGTCGCTAGCTTGAACTTCGGCAATGTAGTTTGATGTTCCCTCATCCTGCATATGCACTCGCATGTTTGGGAAACCTCGGAGATGCTTCCAGTTACGTACAGTATAATATCAGCACTACAAACATTATCATAAAGCTCTGACCAGTAAGTGACAAAGTAGATCCAGTTATTGAGGGGTAAGGTAAGCAGGAAACATCAGCAGATCCGACGCTAAGTTAGTTTTTATGTGTGGACTTTGGGAGGAACTGCGCCTGCGCTAATGCAATTGCAGGCCGTGTAGCGCTATGGTCTAATCTGGGTATACCATTGGAGTTGCAAGGACCCGAGGCATTTCGAGAGATGGGTAGTGATCTGACAGGACGGAACAGCCGGATAAGCAGTCGGCTTCGATTGCTACGACCAACAGAGGCCACGCAGGCATGGCGTCGGTGAGGTGGAAGCAACGGGAGTCTATTGAGAAGGTTTGGTATGAAGACTTGCCAATCGGATATCCATGGACTGCAGAGAAATGAAAGGACCATAGTAATAGCCCATCATCTGACTGTTTAAAGATACTGTGCAAGGAAAGACAGAGCAAGCTTTAATGGTGGTTGTATATTGGGGCTTTTATCACCATCTCAAGACAAGGATGGAATACGAAAATAAGAGGTGGAAACACTGAAAGTACATGATAGAAATCTAATTATAGCTGACTGCTCGGCACACTCGAAGTCAGGTGTCATGATGACAACGGTGCGGGCAGCATGCATTGCATAATCTTATCCTCGAGGTCAAAGCTCACCAGCTGAGTACAGCTGTGCGAAGCGAGAGGTTGGCTGACGCAGTAGTTCCTTGGGGTCACCTTGCTCAACAATCTTGCCATCATCTAGTACTAGAACTATATCAAATTCAACGATCGTTGCAACCTGATGTGTGACACAAAGGACAGTGCTATCAGGGAACGTGTCAAATACTGTCTGGCGCAGTTGAGTCTGGATATCATTGTCGACGCTGATAAGGTTAGCAGTGAGCTGTAAGAGTTGTGTCACGTGTGCAGCTTACTGGCTGGTTGGTTCATCCATCAAGACAatcttttccttcttgagGCAAGCTAATGTCATGGCGAACAGCTGGCGCTCTCCGTGGGAGAAGGTGTCGCTTGAAGCGATCATATCTAGACCGCCTCCTTGCTCAATAGTCTGCCAGAGGCCAGTCTTCTTTAGGCCTTGGATGATCTCTTGCTCGTCTGAAATGCCGAAGAGCTTGGCATACTCTCGTATACTCACCGAGAAAATGAGTGACTCTTGCGGAAGAACGACGAAGCGAGACCGCACTTCATCCTTGGCCAGGGTTGAGATGTCAACATCGTCAATACTGATGAGACCTGAAGACACCTGTACCAGGCCAAGCAATGAATTGACCAGCGTGCTCTTTCCGCTGTTGACAGATGAGTTAGCATCCCGTGACAGCTGAATTCAGTATCTGGTTGCGAGGAACATACCTTCCCGTCCGGCCGCAAATAGCCATCTTGGAGCCTGGCTTGATATCCAGTGTAAGATTCGAGATAGTTGGTGGCAACGAGGTTCTGTACCGTGGGTTAGTTCTCTGAGAGCTCTATCGCTGAGATGTTGCACTTACGAATGAGTGAGCGTAACATCGCTGAAGTGAATCTCTCCTCTCGACGGCCACTCCGCCGGAGGCTTCGTATCCGACTCATGTTCCGAGTGCGTATCTTGAGTAAAGTCCCTGATACGAGCTACTGCACCAAGTGTGATCTCAAGTGAAGTCCAGAAGAATACAACACCCTTGACTGATTGCCCAAGACCCACGATGTTAAACAGCGCGAGGCCAAGACTACCGCCACTGGTGTTCATCTGGACAACAGCGATGGATATGACCACAAGAGCCAGAGTCGCCACGAACAGGTCTACTGAGAGGTTGAGTGTAACTTGTGCAGACTGTAAGAAGTGGAAAGGCACTTGTGATCGCTCGAGAACCTCGATTCCTCTTCGTAAGTACCATGCTGCCCAACCATATGCACGAACGGTAGCGAGTCCATCAAGAgactcaagaagaagggacAAGACAGGTGACCTTGCCTCGATATCCATGACACGAAGTCTTCGAGATGTTCGAAGATAAAACTCATGAAAGAATCCAATTACAACAGCAATTGCCAAAATTGCAAAGCCAGCGTAGTGAGATTGGATGGTGACAACGATGCACTGCGCGATAAGCATCAGCAAGTTCATCGTGGCGCCAACGAAAGCTAGTGGTAGCTCCATGTCGGTGATCTGCAGGTCCTGGCTAAATCTAAAAGCCGTTGCGATTAGCGAGTGTCTGTGCACAACAGTTCGCGATCGTACCTGTTTAACGTGACTCCACTGTCCGTCTGCGAGAAGAAATCCATTCTGGCACTAAACCGCTGTCAGTAAGGGCGAAAAAAGGCTGGAGGGAGGGATAGCATACTTTAGTGTTGTGGCAAGAATAAGATGGTGAAACAAAGCTGCAGTCCGAACTGCGATGCGTAGGAAGAGCCAGACACATGCTGAAAAGAGAGCTACCCAGGCCATCGAGCCAACTCCAAAGAAAACGCCATAGAATGACGGGAGTGTATCGATTTGGTCCTGGAGACTCTTCTCCGTCCAGAGTCCAAGCCAGATTTCTATCAATGTCAGTATCTGGTGGAGACAACTACTGAGACGGGGTGAATGGCTTACGTGGAAATATGACGCCTATCACGAATAGCAAGCAGAGAAACAGAAAGACGATAAAATCCATCCAGCCGATGATTCCAAAGTACCACTTATACACAGCCCAGTCACCATTGGCGCCTTTCTTGAAGGCGATGTCATTTGTGATTGCAGTGTTGGGTAGTTCGTCAGAGTCTTGGGCTCTAGGTTCTCGTGCAGTAGAGGCACGATCTGATACTTGTAGCACGTCATGTTCGAGCTGTTCAATATGTGGTGCGATCTCAGCGTATGTGCCTTGCCGAACAACACGACCGTCGGCGTCAATGAGGATGATGTAGTTGGCGAATGGAAGGTATCTCGCTATATGCTGTTAGTGAGTGTAAATTAAGGGAGAGGTGAACTTACGTGAACTTGTGGCGAGTATAGTCGTGGTGGGAGCACTGCTGAGAAGACCTCGGGGTGCGAAGATCTCACCGAGGATGTGGCGCTCAGTGTTGGTGTCAAGACCTACCAGACAatcgtcaagaagaacaagggtAGCCTTGGAGTAGATGGCACGCGCTAGAGCCTAGAGCCGTCATCAGTATACGCAATATTTCATGTTGGAAGAGGTTACTCACAATGCGAACTTTCTGTCCTCCACTGACAGACTGTCCATTCAATCCACACAAATGCTTATCCCCATCCGTAAGATCCTCGATATCCTGATCAAGCGCGCATGCATGAAGCGCCATTCGATATCGCTCTTCATATAAAGGCAAAGCGCCGACGATGTTCTCTTTGATACTGATGTTAGCGATCCACGGAGTCTGGTCACAGAAAGCAACTTGTGAGTCGTCAACCGACACGGTTCCAGAGGACGGCGCAAGATCACCAAGTACGACACGTAGCAGTGTCGACTTTCCACTACCTGTCGGTCCAGCAATTACAGTCAATCCATGAGCTGGCACATCAAATGTAGCGTCCTTAATAACCGCTTCACCGTCTTCAGTCCACTTCGCGCTGACGTTCTGTATCTTGACAGCCACGCCAGTGAGgaccttcttctcgcttGTACCACCAACAGAGCTCTCATCCGTACTGATGCTAGCATCTCTGATCGATTTTCGAGGATCTGTCCAGGTATGCTGGTTGAGGAAGCTCTCAATACGTTGCAGTGAGCCGAGGCCTACCATAATGGCCATTACGTGGGATGTGCAGTCTTGTATGCTTGAgctgacgatgttgaagagggTCATGACCTGGAAGGCTGTTTGAGCGGTCAGGATTCGTCCTGATGACTTGTCCGCTACGGCGTTGTGTACACTGAGACCCAGGGCAGGGAGCATGGTAAGAGAGGTGAAGGCTATATATTGGTCAGCGGATGGTCAAGACGAAGATTTTGATAACTTACACAAGGTCACCAGTGCAATAAGCTGCAGTCTGAATCTCTTTGATAGCTTGATCTCCGATTGtctctcatcttcaagcatGGTCTTTATCGCTGGCGCCGCGCCCATCTGCTTGATACTCTTGATACCCTTCAAAACTTGGACTGTCTTGTGAAGACGCTTCTCAATGGCCGCCATCCAGTTCTTCTGGAATCTGCTAGCGCGTCCTGACCAATACCCGCCAAGCAGCAAGGAGCCTGTCTACTGTTAGTTCTCTAACATAACAATGCCATGACCGTGGCGAAATGACTTACCTCCTATTAGCCCCAAAGTGGCTAATGCTGCAAGGCCTAGCTGTGCTTCAATCAACCAGAGTCCAATTGCAACAGACACAAAGCTCGCCCAAGCATCGTGTATCTTGCGGACTCCGAGCTGTACAcgctcaacatcagcagTCATCATTGTTGTACTTGAATCTCCTGTGTCCACGACGCGATCCAGAAGGAGTGACTGCTGGTAGATTCGCATAGACAAGTCGGCGCGGACAACGGTAGTGGCTCTAACAGCACTTTGCTCGTACAGTGAAGAGACGAACTAATTCGTTCTCGTTAGTGACACGCATGTTGTCCAGAGCAAATGGTATCTTACCGCAATGCCATAGTAGACAAGAGCATATGCTGCAATGAGTCCATCACCTCTCTCCTTTGAGCCGTCGGTCTTTGGTTTCGAAATGTAGTCGATCGCTCGACGGACGAGGAATGGTTGGGCAAAGGTCAAGGCGAGGTAGCAGAGTCGGGGGAATATGGGTGCCAGAAACTCGATAAtgtgagagaagaagatctcttTTGCAAGCTTGATCGGCGCTTGGTTCCTCTTTGGTCCTAGGAATTGTTAGTCACCATGTTTGCAGTGATACGTGCTTCGTGGGAACATGCCTTTTTCGGTCGGCCTCAATTGGGCATTCTGCAATTTGGTGTCAAGCTTGGAAAGATGTTCAGTTTGTAGCGGCGTGCGGTACCCAGCCCAGAAGATCGGCATCATTCGCAGCATAAGCGCTCGTTCAATGATACCATTGCTCTCCTCTGGTGCGTCGCATAGTTCATGTCTGTTTACCAACGAACATTTCCACAGCATCTCAGTGACCAGGGCGCAAACCTTGGTACTTGCCAGCACCATAACAGCAATGGCCGGGTCTCGTCCATCTAGCATTCGCCAAAGGGTTCGAGCGCGAGCGGCATCCATGGGGATAGTCGACAGGAGGTAGAGGACCAAGATGGACGAGGTGCGCACCGCGCGCTGATGCTCCAGGAAAGACAGACATGCTAGTATCGCGGAGCCGAGTATACCAATACTTCCCGCGGCGATACTGGCTCTGGTTCGTGTTTCATCACGGATCGAGAAAAGCGCGACTGTACTCGTTTGCGATCCTAGGACCAGTGTCCATGCGATCTTGAGGCCATCACATTAGTTTACAATCACTCTTGCACAGCGTATGGCAGTACAACGTAAGAGAAATTAACATACCAACTTCAGCGGCAATATGAAACAACCCTTGAATATCACCGGTTTTGTCCAAAGTCGCGTAATTCGAAAGACAGCAAGACAAATAGCGACAcaaagaggaagaatacAAAGAATCGTCTCTTCAAACAACAAAGTGAAGTCAAAATTGGACCCGCATCCCTTGACGACGGGTCCAAAGGTGTCCTCGACATGGAGGAGACAATTGGGAGGCGGCATTCTTCGGAATTCGGATTTTCTGATTCGATCAGAAACAAACAGAACGATCAACCCTTAGCAGAAATCAAGGGACAACCAGAGATCTAATCGAATGGTTTGGGCTACCATTCCAATTGAAGGATCAGGATCAGGAGCCGGGGGTTGGCTCGGAGGAATAATCAGCCCGATCGGATGGAACTTTAATATGGGATCTGCTGACCTGCGGTGCCCTTTGTGCAACGTGAGAAGCCGCTGGCTTAAAAATGTAGTGTTTGAAGATGGCTTACATTGACAGAGGGACCTTTTGAGATAAAGTGTTATTGATGTTAaaggatcttcttggtcgTGCTTGGCGGCTCTTGGTAGTTCCAGGCTAGGATGATCCTTCTGGAATACGGGATATACAGCGGGACATGGGGTGGAGGGGAGTCCCAGTATGGAGACGTTATCTGCCTTTGAGAACCTGAAAGCTATGCTGATGAGATGGTTGTTGCAGTTGTTCATACCTTGGCTTACAGTAAAGGCTCCTTTAATACTCCTCAAATGATCCATAGTAGACAAAGAAAATACTTTCGCCTCTATGGGAAGTTTCAAGAGTGATAAAGTATTTATGTCTTAAACTGTTATCTGGATAAATGCCTAATAGTAAACTAATTAGTTTAGTATAGGGTGTAGGTTGTTTGGTATTGGAagcgataagataagataccatagataagataagataggATATAAAGCGGAAGTGGCAAACTCGGTCTCGCCTCTGCACAAATGTGGCGGTACCCAACAGCTCACCAACCTCTCTAGAGCATCAGCCGACTTGAGCCAACGGCCAAGGCAACAATGGaaccttcttcatcctcaatacCCCCCAGACCAATCCTACCCCGTCCAACAACAACGCCCGCCACCCCATCCGCACCAAGGTCCACCAGCCACTTGGTAATCCCGCGGAAATCAAAGGTCATCTCAGCCTGCCAACCCTGCAAGCTGAAAAAGATAAAATGCGATGGCAACCGTCCCGAATGCGGGCCTTGCGTGTCAAAAGGCCGAAGCTGCGAATACACAGTCCAGGGCAACAGAACAGAGATCCTCATAAGACGACAGCAGGCTTTGCAGGAGAACGTTGAATCGTTCGCGGCGCTGTATCGGTATCTCCAGGAACGGCCTGCGAATGAAGCTAATAGTCTGTTTGAGCGGATTCGCGATGGTTTCGGCATTGAAGCGGCGCTTGAGTTTGTGAAAAGTGAGGATAGTAGTCCTGCCTCAGCTTGTAGAGACCCACCAAGTGCCAGGGTGAGATGGAGTCAACAGATCTACGACTGCAATCTACTCTTCGAGAACGAGCTCTTGTCAACCGAGACCTCGGACGTGGCTATTCAAGCCTTGCGAGATGGCGTCGACTGTTACTTCTTATACATGGGCAACATGTTTCCTATTTACACGAAGAAGGAAGCCAATTCAATTCTTGACACCTTTCAAGAAGCAAAGCCAGATCAGGTTGCCAGCAGAAAAATTGCTTACGGGGAGTTGCTGGCTATTTGTGCATTGGGCTTCCAATATGATCGACAGATTCTACCAAACGGCAACGTATCAATATGCACGCCGTTCTACCAGAAAGCTCGGCTGTTTCTTGATTACGTAGTGG
Above is a window of Fusarium oxysporum Fo47 chromosome XII, complete sequence DNA encoding:
- a CDS encoding P-loop containing nucleoside triphosphate hydrolase protein; its protein translation is MPPPNCLLHVEDTFGPVVKGCGSNFDFTLLFEETILCILPLCVAICLAVFRITRLWTKPVIFKGCFILPLKLIAWTLVLGSQTSTVALFSIRDETRTRASIAAGSIGILGSAILACLSFLEHQRAVRTSSILVLYLLSTIPMDAARARTLWRMLDGRDPAIAVMVLASTKVCALVTEMLWKCSLVNRHELCDAPEESNGIIERALMLRMMPIFWAGYRTPLQTEHLSKLDTKLQNAQLRPTEKGMFPRSTNQAPIKLAKEIFFSHIIEFLAPIFPRLCYLALTFAQPFLVRRAIDYISKPKTDGSKERGDGLIAAYALVYYGIAFVSSLYEQSAVRATTVVRADLSMRIYQQSLLLDRVVDTGDSSTTMMTADVERVQLGVRKIHDAWASFVSVAIGLWLIEAQLGLAALATLGLIGGKSFRHGHGIVIFQKNWMAAIEKRLHKTVQVLKGIKSIKQMGAAPAIKTMLEDERQSEIKLSKRFRLQLIALVTLSFTSLTMLPALGLSVHNAVADKSSGRILTAQTAFQVMTLFNIVSSSIQDCTSHVMAIMVGLGSLQRIESFLNQHTWTDPRKSIRDASISTDESSVGGTSEKKVLTGVAVKIQNVSAKWTEDGEAVIKDATFDVPAHGLTVIAGPTGSGKSTLLRVVLGDLAPSSGTVSVDDSQVAFCDQTPWIANISIKENIVGALPLYEERYRMALHACALDQDIEDLTDGDKHLCGLNGQSVSGGQKVRIALARAIYSKATLVLLDDCLVGLDTNTERHILGEIFAPRGLLSSAPTTTILATSSPRYLPFANYIILIDADGRVVRQGTYAEIAPHIEQLEHDVLQVSDRASTAREPRAQDSDELPNTAITNDIAFKKGANGDWAVYKWYFGIIGWMDFIVFLFLCLLFVIGVIFPQIWLGLWTEKSLQDQIDTLPSFYGVFFGVGSMAWVALFSACVWLFLRIAVRTAALFHHLILATTLNARMDFFSQTDSGVTLNRFSQDLQITDMELPLAFVGATMNLLMLIAQCIVVTIQSHYAGFAILAIAVVIGFFHEFYLRTSRRLRVMDIEARSPVLSLLLESLDGLATVRAYGWAAWYLRRGIEVLERSQVPFHFLQSAQVTLNLSVDLFVATLALVVISIAVVQMNTSGGSLGLALFNIVGLGQSVKGVVFFWTSLEITLGAVARIRDFTQDTHSEHESDTKPPAEWPSRGEIHFSDVTLTHSTSLPPTISNLTLDIKPGSKMAICGRTGSGKSTLVNSLLGLVQVSSGLISIDDVDISTLAKDEVRSRFVVLPQESLIFSVSIREYAKLFGISDEQEIIQGLKKTGLWQTIEQGGGLDMIASSDTFSHGERQLFAMTLACLKKEKIVLMDEPTSHVDNDIQTQLRQTVFDTFPDSTVLCVTHQVATIVEFDIVLVLDDGKIVEQGDPKELLRQPTSRFAQLYSAGEL